One segment of Desulfovulcanus ferrireducens DNA contains the following:
- a CDS encoding FtsB family cell division protein — protein MFFRAVFLLFLLVNIFLICRIIWSDSGIIAYLKVKDTYTKLYEENEKIKNENVKLSNDIRMLKSDTEYLADVIRKEMHYVKKKELIYIFPTSGR, from the coding sequence ATGTTTTTCCGAGCCGTGTTCCTTCTTTTTTTGCTAGTAAACATTTTTTTAATTTGTAGAATAATTTGGTCAGATAGTGGAATAATTGCATATTTAAAGGTAAAGGATACGTACACTAAATTATATGAGGAGAATGAGAAGATAAAGAACGAAAATGTAAAATTAAGTAATGATATCAGAATGCTTAAATCTGACACTGAATACTTGGCTGATGTCATCCGTAAAGAAATGCATTATGTCAAGAAGAAAGAACTAATATATATATTTCCTACAAGTGGAAGGTAG